TGTTTTAATCAGATTAAAAGTGACAGCAAAAAGAGCCTGGTCACAAGAAAGGTGCAAACATCAGAACCGTGTGATAATGCAAATTAGATGTTGGATCTTTTAGCTGCTTGTGCTGCTTCTTCAACCCACATAATAACTATTCTTCACACAGCTTTTATGTGAGAGCATTAACATCTCATGGTCCATATTTGTTCCTGCCTAACTGTCTCTAACAAAGGAAATATTGACCGATATCTAATAGCTTATGGCAAgttacacagagagaaagagaagctaCAAACTCTCCTCAaatcctcatcctctctctcccaaATTTTAGACTGGCACGTTATGTTAATATTGCAGACTTAGTCCATATGCACAAACCCCTCCTTTAAAAACCACTATTGCTCAGAGTTTTCTAAGATAAACGCTGATTTGTTAATACATTATTacttgttatatttatatatatatgataattgCTGAAAGTGGTCAAGCTgatagaaaaaaggaaagacatATTGATTGATTCAGTTTTAAGAAGacaatattaataacaaaaacaaagccatGTTATGTGTCATATACAGGATGACAGTTATTTACAACCCTAATACTGGTATCATCGCTAAGATTATTTTCAagatagaaataaagaaaaaaataaggagTTTGAAAGCAACAATAGTTGTTCTTCAGTCAGTTTAGTCAGCACACCTTTCCTTCTGGTTTGTATTGCGTTGAGTGACTGAATCCCCCTCATCACTCCCTTAATGACTCACAAAATATCTCTGTACTGATGCAAGAGATGAGCTGGAAGTTGTGAATGCAACAGAGCAACGAGGGAAGTACTGACGTGACTTTGCAGTTTTTGGAGTTTGGGTAATGAGCATGGACTGGACTATTCTTAATGGCACATtgacagactgaaatatctactgacttgtgtgtgcgtgtgtgtgtgtgtgtgtgtgtggagagctACAAACCCGGGCCACTACGAGGCTAGAAATGTTTCAAACAAACGTTCAATCACAAGAGGAGCGTCTGACAGAATAAATAGCATCACAGAGAATGTGGACTGAGCCTACCAGCTGGACAAGCAGGGATCCATTCTTGACGGTATAAATCAAGTCTTATTTAGATATTTGTTAGTAAGATTTTTTTCACTTATCAGCTCTGTCAACCAATCACACCTCGAGTGGTTTGGATATTTGAAAGCATTTTCAGCCATGTCGAGTGTGCAAACACTAATACTGTGTTAATACAGACAGGTTTGGGAGACCAGGGTCACCGGTACTCAACAAATAGTAACGCTGCAGTTGAAGTAGGGGAATCATGGGAAACTAGGAGCTGAATTCAGGGAGAATCAGAAAGTGTTTACAGCAGTGGTTTCCAATCCTGGTCCTTCAAACATTGAGCCCTGCTGGTTTTCATAATGaccagaaacattttaaaataactggCGGAGCAGAAAACCAGCAGCACTCTCAAGGCCCAGCACTGAAAGCCACTGGTAGATCATAGCAGAAACAGTTTTGGGTTGTGAAAGTAAGGTTTGCTGGCATCCTCTGAATGGATGAGCTCCATTCTTTGGCAGGGCAaatctcctcttcttttctttctgtccatccatccaaactTCATTGTACATGTAATTTGACAACAAACGTCATTAATACTTCTTTAGTGTTCATTTTTTCTCCACTCGTCGTCTTCTTGAACACTTAAAAAAACTCTGTTTGGGGAAATtagagagggaaaaggagacacGAGTGCAGTCTTACAGTCTCTCAGGACTAAAATGAAGagtttttagtttcttttaaatgtgttctcGTAAGTGTTTGTCATTAATAACATCTTAGTTGTTATTAAATGCATAAGAGTTTTGCCATCTTCAATGTTCAGCGCCACCGTGGTAACTGGTAAGTGCCTGTTAATAGTTTTAAAAGGAAATCTTCCCTTGGTAAGAGGGGCGTCATGTCAGTTTGTCAGCATCTTCCCCAAAAACAAAAGGTCAAGTGAGCGCCTTTTTGCCAAAGACGGTGGAGGTTTAGAGGTTCGGGTAAGAGGTTTAGGTTACTTGTTTATTCATAGGGGGATGTGTCAGCAGACATACTTCAGGGAcgtatttctgtgtgtgtgtgtgcgtgtgtgttagaATGTGTGCGTGTAAAAGAGCAAGAGGTCATTCAAAGTGAGAGTTTGAGTTGAAGCTCAGGTGGTTCAGACTGGCGTCAAGTTGTCCTTCCGTCTATTCTTACGTCCTCAGACCTTGGCTTCCAGCAGCTCCAGGAAGAGTTTGTGCATTGGGACTTTGCCATCCTGCTTGATGCTGTAGAAGTGTTGCACAGCCTTGGTGGAGGTCTGGCGGAGCAGGGGGAGGGTCATGAGCAGCTTGCCCGCCCGGCGGGGATCCTCCTGGTGCTGAGCAGCCTCGTAGTCCTGCAGGGCCTCATGGAGCACATCCTGGAGCTTCTGCACTGCATCCACATCTTCAATGTGCATGGAGTCtacagaaggaaggaagaataatacataatattaatgagatatttgatatttgctAAAGATTCAACCCAAAATCCAAACAGGCTCAATGCAGGAATTCTACTGCAAGCCACAACTCAGGGTTAAAAGTTCTCTACGACATAGTGAAATATGATTTTgatgtaaagtaaaaacataataattatgaATTATACACTCTTTAGTTCCAAATGTCAGTATATATTTTAGCATCGCTCTGTTATGTAGATTTAAAACTTAGAATTTCTACTTGAAACTAAACCTAGGACTGGAGCTTTAAATGCAGAGGCTGCTCCCTTCTCTGTCTTTAAAGTGTGGATCTGTGGGTGTGATGAATGGACAGACAAAGAGACGGGTGGGTGGAGAAAAAACAGATAGACTTGTAGAATGATGGAGAGATGCAGGAACACCTGAggatccgtgtgtgtgtgtgtgtgtgtgcacaagtatTGGGCTGCACACATCTTTAATCTCTCTTTGAGCTGGCATGTAAGGTGTGTTTCAGCATATGTGGCAGTAAAGGCTGAGAATGTCCCTCAATGATAATGCTCCATATTGCCCCTTAGGGAGGCAAAGTCTTAATGTGAGCTGGCCTTTAGCTCCCAACCTCCGATCAATGTCTGCGATCAATGACTACATGcatgttaaataataatcacaagGCAACTATTGATAGGCCACcacaccccaacacacacaacgcacacacaaactAGATGAGACCTATGAGggcatgtatacacataaagGTATTTCATATATAgatacacatgcaaacaaagtaTGACAGCACATGCTGAGTAATGTGTCAGTGGTATATGAACAGTTTTtaattgaagttttttttaggACCTTATTACCACTTTTACTATTCTCACTATCACTTTGAGGGTAGCTGTGTATTTGATAACAACATATCAAACAGCGGGGATGTAAATATAGATATTGAGAAAgtagtaatgtgtgtgtgtgtgttaaaacatttttatataaacaacatGATAATGCACATAAGTTGAATACACACCAGTTGGCAAAGAAAGTATTAACAAACGTggttaatgaaacatttactgTGTGCAGACAAAATGTGTGAACACATACACAATCAAATACACAGTGCTGGATCTATAGAGTGTAATGCGTGTATCAGTATGCAGGACCAGATCAGACAGAGGGTTGGATTCTATCAGGATCAATAGAAAACTCAGCTTCTATCTGTTCAATCTCAAATATTCTACTTTTTCTGGTTTAAATAAGATATTTTGATCAGTGAAAAGCAGTATGGAGGAGAGGGAATGATATTCATTAAGGTTAATGAGATTAttaacaacataaaatataatctaCTTACAatataaacttttgttttgtcatgatggctcacttttattttttctctttttatttttgatgtcaTATTTTACTTCCCTTATGCAGCTTCTCTTGTTAAATGAAAACAGTATGTTCTGTCAagtgacattaaaaacacactaaaatatataaattaatgaGTATTACTGTCCgtcacaattaaaaaacattcttcatctcctcttccaTTCTTGGATCTTTAAAAAGTGTTGTCCTGGAGTAAAGCCTATAATGACCATAAGTTGAAATTAAGTTTAATGagtttcacattgtttttaattaatattgtgTGTTTAGTATTTAAGCTGGTAGACATGGCTGCTGCCTGTGCTGTGACCCGCAGTCCACTCACAAGTAAAACAGCAGACGTTAATGAGCATGAGTACAAAAGGCTGTTAAACACACACGTTAACATGGAACTCacaatgcacgcacacacacacacacacacacacacacacacacacacacacacacacacacacacacacaaatgaatgcaCAGACGCACGAACACACACTCGTGCCTCCTGTTTCCCATGGCTAGTTTAGCTGTCTTTACATGTGGGGCACGTTTGCTAACATTTCTTAAGGCTTGGCTTCATTAATGCAGACGATTAGCATCCTGTGAATTAATTAGTGTCAGTGCCCTtcaaaatgctaatgctagcattcTGTTGTCTTGAAGAGCAGTTAGAGAGTCTGGGCAATGATGCAAAGTTCTTATTTAGGCGTCAGCTGTTTCaatttaaaacagttaaaagaATCACTATTTCAAATGCGAGTTTTCTCAACAGCGAGGTTAGATCTATCTGGATTTTTTGCTTCAGAAAGACAATATACAGACTGACCAGGTTTTTAGGTCTCCCTGTTCCTCTCGTGTATGTAAAGGTGAGTGGACAAAACATTGAAAACACCATTCGTTATAATGCAGTCCAATTCAACACCACCATTAACTCAAAAATGACCAGAGAATTGGATCTAGAGCTGAAACCATTAGTTGATTTATGGATTATTTGATCCAGAGAAAATGAACTAGAAAACAATTtcataattgattaatcatttaagcaaaaaacatgaaacattcacTGGTCGCAGCTTCTCAGATATGAGGATTTTCAACTTTTCTCTGTATCTTTGTAAGATAAACTTAACTGATTTTAGTTGACAATCAGACAAAATGAGCAATGTGGAGATGTCATGGTAGGACTCTTCCCCCCCCCCagtattttgaatatttaatagAAATATAATTTAAAGATCGACTGACATTAACTGATTGATAAAGAAAATACCAAATTGATTAAAATGAATTGTTAGTTGGCCTAGTAGGTTCAACACTCTTCCTTATTTGAACATTATAAGATTCACAATGTTATACAGGTGTACATCATGAGTCACTTTACTTGTGATGCTTTTAAAAAGAGATGCACCAACGTATaatctctctctcgctctctctctctctctctctctctctctctctctctctctctgccaggcCTGTTAACCCATCGAGGACCAATCTTAAGGCGCAACCAGCCAGCTTTCTCAACTTTCAGTCAGCAacattttacagaaacatttatagacagaccaacagacatgcatgcacacacacacacacacacacacacacacacacacaaatagcaGACTCCCGAGATTGATTGTCACTTACAGCCCACAAGAAAACATGTCAATATTTTGTGCATGTGACAGTATGTGAGTGAGCATACATTTATATACCTTATAGTGTATGTGTAGTGTTTGAGTGTAGAGCTGAATTTTGTTAGTTGAATCAGATTTGGCTGTTTAACATGAAGATTTGACTAttagttgtctttttttttcagttcagcaCTACGCTAAATTCCTACATCAGCCTACATGAGTGTCATATTTTGATGTCAGTTTTCAGTGGACAGCAGTAGAGGAGGTTGTAACACCGTTCGCTGACAGTCATTGACGGAGCAGACATTGTGGAAGCAGGCAGCACACTGGAGTCATGCAGCCCTCTGTTTCACCGTTCTCCACTTCCATCACAGttagttttgtggtttgtggtcaTTTCAAAAGTTGGTTTGTAAAGTTTACATTCTGCCATGCTGTTGCTCCTGTAATTCTCTGTGTAGtgatgcagcaaaaaaacagaagtgcagCGATTTGACTGACAAAACGCTCGTCGACTCGGGTCTGAATTGAATCATCGATTTTTCcgtgtgtgcttatgtgtgtcAGAACGATGAAATAGGCATATTCGAGAAAAAGAGTgagcatatttgtgtgtgcaaatgtgtagatgcatgtgtgtttatggtggCAGAACCTGAACAAAAGGCCCCTCCCTCCCTATTCAAAGCTCTCCGATTTAAACACATTGTATTGACAGCTCCCCCCTTGTAATTAAAGAGTACTGAAGAGCTGGCTGGCTTCCAAGACAAAGTTCAAAAGACGGGTCATGGGAGGAAGAAGgcgcaagtgtgtgtgtgtgtgtgagcgagaaatagagtgtgtgtgtgtgtgtgtgtgtgtgtgtgtgtgtgtgcgcgcgtgtgtcAGTCAGCTGTCGATGCAGCTGGACACATCAGAGAGGGGGCTTTATCGACAGACTTTGGGTTCTAATGATTTCACCTTATTTAACAGGCATCTGAAGAGACGACTATGCTAATTGTAAAAGGGATCGCCACTTTGTTTGGGGGTAGGAGGTGAGCTTCaggttgagtgtgtgtttgtgtggtacCTTTGTGTCAAATAACTGTAGGCATGTGTGACTATTAAGAGTATGACGAGACAACTGTGTGTGGCTTCAACAGTGAAAGTGGGATGTTTGACaactgcagaaaaaatgtcTCAGGGTGTGAAAGTATGTGTTATatgtcacagctgtgtgtgtgtgtgtttggatgtggaGTATTGAAATGAGTCCTTTGATGGTTCAGTTTAAATGAGTCCCATGAGACTGGAGATTCCTAGGATTAGCTCTTTCTCTACCAGGCGTGtggccacaaacacacacagacaaaagacaaaacatacagacagaagCATCAGCCGAGAGTAAAGAATTTCAAACCTGAATTAGCCAAAGCAATGGCCTTGAGAGTGACAAATTCTTCCTTCTCTAGTTTCATAGTCTTGTATTTCTTAACCAGCTGTAGGATGGCATTGTTCAGGTCCAGAAGTCCAGCTAGCTTCGACTGGTCCTCATCCATTATGTAGTCCTCGGCATACACCAACTAAGGAGAGACacagggaggtggagaggtTGCAAATAAACACGTGTATCTATTTCATGAGAGCggaaaacaaacataaagctAACTACAACAACACTAACCTTGTCTTCAAAGGACAGTGAGCGGTACACAACGCGTAGGATCAAGATCTCCATCCATGCACTTTGCAGTAGACTCATCTGGTCTGCCAAAGACAGCGTAGAGAAACCTGTGGATAATTGAGACAGGAGAAAAGCAATAGAggattgtttatttaaaatgttagctCAAAACAGTTAGCGACAGAGTTAagcagtcattaaaaaaaataaataaatgtaacaaaggGAACAAAGGGAATAACACGGAGAGAATTAGGCTTGTTTTGAAGCCAGTGCGAGGGTCAAGATCAgctctccctcttccttccctGCCCACCC
The Larimichthys crocea isolate SSNF chromosome VIII, L_crocea_2.0, whole genome shotgun sequence genome window above contains:
- the esrrga gene encoding estrogen-related receptor gamma a isoform X6, translated to MPSTTPGNIEYSCPATNECEITKRRRKSCQACRFMKCLTVGMLREGKGKGVRLDRVRGGRQKYKRRIDADNSPYLNPQLALPPKKPFAFGCLADNKIVSHLLVAEPEKIYAMPDPTVPDSDIKALTTLCDLADRELVVNIGWAKHIPGFSTLSLADQMSLLQSAWMEILILRVVYRSLSFEDKLVYAEDYIMDEDQSKLAGLLDLNNAILQLVKKYKTMKLEKEEFVTLKAIALANSDSMHIEDVDAVQKLQDVLHEALQDYEAAQHQEDPRRAGKLLMTLPLLRQTSTKAVQHFYSIKQDGKVPMHKLFLELLEAKV